The Flavobacterium faecale genomic sequence CTTGATTTAGCCGAAAAACTAAGTCATCAACTTGAGAAATCACTCGAGCAAGGGGCAAAACTTGTTTTGGGAGGATCACGTGAAAACTGCAATTTCCAACCTACATTAATAGATTTTGTAGATGCAAACAATATTGCTTTCCAAGAAGAAACCTTTGGACCACTAGCTACTTTGATTAGAGCTAAAGATGAAAAAGACGCAATTGCTATAGCAAATAACCACCGTTATGGTTTGGCATCGTCACTATGGACAGAGGATCGAGACAATGCATATAAGGTAGCAAGACAAATAGAAGCTGGAAATGTATTTGTAAATTCTTTAGTGCGTTCAGATTCTAGAATTCCTTTTGGCGGAATCAAAAAATCAGGTTACGGAAGAGAATTATCAGATGTAGGTATTAAAGAATTCATGAATGTGAAATCGGTAATAATCGAATAATACTATATTTTCAATAATCTTGGCTAAAAAAAAAAGAGTTAAGCGAAAGCTTAACTCTTTAAATAAATATTATAAATAGAATTAATGGTCTGAGAGTCCAAAGAACTATCTGTTTGTGTTTGAATAAAATGACGTTTAAAAGCCATGATAGCCGCATTTAAATTTGTAGTATCGTAACCAATAATACGTAGCGCTTGTTCCACATTGAAATTTTCAGGAGCCGTTGGTAAAATTTCGTCTACCCATAATCCAAAACCATTTTCTGCCAGTGTTTTCCAAGGGAAAAGTGAACTAGGATCGATTTTTCGAGTAGGAGCAATGTCTGAATGCCCTATCACATTCTCTCTCGGTATTCCAAATTCCGATTGTAGTCTTTTAAGCAAAGCCATTAAACTAGATATCTGTGCCTCAGAGAAAGGTTCACTTCCGTTATTATCCAGTTCAATTCCAATAGAACAAGAGTTAATATCTTTGATTTTTCCCCAAGATCCATTCCCTGCATGCCATGCACGCAAGTAATCGTTCAGCATTTGTACCACACGTCCGTCATCGCCTATTACATAATGTGCACTTACTTGTGTCCTCGTAAGGGTAAAGGTGTGAATGGTTTGCTCAATAGAATCCTGCGCCGTATGGTGCAAAATAATCATGTTCGGTTTTCTTAAATTAAAATTTACCGTTCCAATCCATTCTGTTTTCTGGCCGTTATTTAGTGTTTTTGCACCAATATCCGTAATTGCTTCACTAAACTTGTACAACACTTTGCTGTATGATGTATCAATGGTAATTACTGTTTTTGTCACTACAGGTAGTGGTTTCGGCTCGTGATCTGCTATTTGTTCTTTTAAAACCTTTACTTTCTCCATGTAAATCTTGTCAGTCTCCTTATGCGGATTTTTGGTAGCACAAGAGGCAAACATGATAATGGTGGCTAAAGAGAATAGTATATTTTTCATTGGTAAAGGTGCAATTGCTAGGAATAATTATTTAATCTCTTCGTTTTCTCTTTTTAGATGCAGGCTTTTGTTGCACCCATTTCTTATATAATTCTTTTTGGTCAGGATTTAAATACTCATTTATTTTTCGAGTTGTAATTTCGCTTAGAGCTTCAATTTCTTTTACTTTTTGTTCCTGTCCTACTTTTTCATCTTTAATAATGATTCCTTGCTCACGAATGCTTTCTTTCAAAACATTTCCAATCGCAATTTCTTGCAAGGCATCGAGTTTTAATTCCGGAGTCATTTTTTTCATGATTTCGCCAACCGTAACTTCCACCGGAATTTCTTTTGGTTTATCCGGTGTACTTGGTATCTGCGAATCTCTATTCATTCGACCACTTCCATTACTACTTCCGTAACCACCTCCACCGTAACCACCATTATTTCCGTATCCATATTGCGCATTGGCAGTACCTACGGTTAAAAATAAAACTATAATAAAAAATAAAGATTTCAATTTCATCATTGTTGTTGTTTTAGATAGTAATAAGCTAGTATAAAGGTAGCATAAAAGTAGTATTAAGCTGGTTCACCATAAAGATCAAATTCAGTCGCATCTGTAATTTTAATCATAGCAAATTCACCTGTTTTTAAATAATGTAATGAGGCATCAATCAAAACTTCATTATCAACATCAGGACTATCAAATTCGGTTCTACCCACAAAGTGTTGTCCTTCTTTTCGATCAATAATACATTTGAACACTTGTCCCACCTTCTCTTGGTTCAAATCCCAAGAAATTTGAGATTGTAATTCCATGATTTCATTGGCACGTTCTTGTTTTACAGTATCGGGTACATCATCCTCAAGTAAATAAGCATGCGTATTTTCCTCATGAGAGTAGGCAAAACAACCCATACGATCAAATTTCATTTCTTGTACCCAGTCTTTCAATATATTAAAATCCTCTTGCGTTTCTCCAGGATATCCAACGATCAATGTTGTTCTAATAGCCATTCCAGGAACTGCCGCTCTAAAGTCTTTCAACAATTGAGTTGTTTTTGCTTGAGTAGTTCCACGACGCATCGATTTCAAAACAGAGTCTGAAATATGTTGCAACGGAATATCAATATAGTTACAAATCTTTGGTTCGCGTTTCATTAACTCCAATACATCCATCGGGAAACCAGTAGGGAAGGCGTAATGCAAACGAATCCATTCAATTCCTTCAACTGCAGCTAACCCTTCAAGTAATTCGGCTAAATTTCTTTTTTTGTATATATCAAGACCATAATAAGTCAAATCTTGAGCAATCAAAATCAATTCTTTTACACCGTCTCTTGCAAGACCTTGTGCTTCTTTAACTAATTTTTCTATTGGTTGCGACACGTGTTTACCACGCATCAACGGAATCGCACAAAAACTACAAGGTCTATCACATCCTTCTGCAATTTTTAGATAGGCATAGTTTTTTGGAGTAGTGGTCAAACGTTCTCCCAAAAGTTCGTGTTTGTAATCCGCTCCTAATGCTTTCAATAATTGAGGCAATTCTGTAGTTCCAAAAAACTGGTCCACATTCGGAATCTCTTTTTCCAAATCAGGTCGGTAGCGTTCAGATAAACATCCGGTCACAAAAACCTTGTCAACCAATCCCTTTTCTTTTTTGTCTGCATATTCAAGAATCATATTTACAGATTCTGCTTTAGCGTTGTCTATAAATCCGCAGGTATTGATTACAATAATATTTCCTTCGGTTTCAGCTGGAGCTTCATGTTCAACTTCTTTACCATTGGCGCGAAGTTGTCCCATAAGGACTTCACTATCGTATATATTTTTTGAACACCCTAAAGTGATAACGTTGATTTTGTTCTTTTTTAAAGACTTCGTTCTCATAAATTTGTAAATTGGAGTGCAAAATTACGTTTTTTTATCCAAACCGCATTAAGTTAGCTGCGTTTTAGGTAGTTTTTAGGAGCTATTTCCTGCTGTCCGCTGTATCTCTTGTTCCGCTATCGCTCCACAAGAGGATGCCGCTTCCATCAGGGCTAAAAAAAATCCGTCTCAAATACATGAAACGGATTCATTACGATATTCTAAAATATTACAATTCAAATAATAAGCTCAAGGAAACTGTATCTGTTTTTGTATTTATTTTTGCACCATCAGTAAACCCTTGCGAAAAGAAGCCTTGTTGCGTATTGCGTTGTGTATTTGCATAAGCCAAATCCAATTTAGTAGATCCAAAGTTATAGCCAATTCCAGCAGAATAACCTTTTAAATCCCCAAGAGTTGTTTTGTTTTGGTAAGGGCTTTGTTCGTAACGGTACCCTGCACGTAAACTTAGGGCTTTGATTTTGTATTCTCCACCAACTCTAATTTCGTTACTTGCTTTTAATGTCTGTGCAATTTCCGAATTGATAAATGGATCTCTAGTATCTCTTTCTATTGAGTATTCTGTTTTACTATAATCTTTACGACTGTAATCAACACTCAATAAACCTTTTTTTCCAAATACATAAGCCATACTTCCTGTGAATTTGCTCGGAGTTTTTAACTTGTACGTATCATAGACTATAAATTTATTAGAGTCAGGAGAACTGTTTTCGAAAGCTGGAGTAGCATTATTTCTATAATCAAAAATCCCCGATGTTAGTTTCTGTCTTACTTCGTCATTCAAAGTGTACCAGGTAGGTGATTCGTAGGCTAGTCCAATTCGTAAGTTCGTTGTAGCTTTTATAATCGTACCAAGCTGCATCGAGAAACCAGATCCATAAGTATAAAGCTCATTTTCGAAGGCTACATTTTGAACATCGACAATATTATTATTTGCATTGTCATTGTCTTCATAGAATAGGGTGTTTTTTCTAAAGTCTGTAAAATGAGAATTCAAATTCAAACCAAAATGAATTTTATCATTATAATCAGCCGAAGCATTGAACGTTAGTTTACCATTGTAACCCGTTGATGTTACAGTGTTCTCTTGGTAATAATTTCCTCCTGCCGGAACATTTGACGTGTATATAGCATTGTTGTCATTAGTAGTCTGAGGATTGATCAAAAATCCTTCGTAACCCAAAAAAGCTTGTTGGTCTGCATAGTTTAATTGGTAGTAATTACTATCTAGAATTAAACCTAATGGTATTCCATCTTGATTTTTTGCTGCATTAGCATTCGCATAACTAGTAAAATAACCCGCTACAGAATTTGTAGGGTTGGTCCCAAAAGCAACAGTAGAGTTATTGAAGTTATTGGTATTTTCGTAATTGATACCAACTGCAAATTTTTTCCACTTTGATTGTCTATCTCCATTTTTAAAAACAAAAACGGCACCTGCTTGGTTCAGATTAAAATCGCTTTTTTTCTCATTATACGTACTACCAAAATAATCCGACGCATTTGAAGTGGCCAAATTACTAAAGGTCAACACCATTTGGTTATTCGAAAAAACAGAAGATCCCGCAGGATTAACGTTCAATGATGATAAATCGCCACCTAGAGCGCCAAAAGCGCCGCTCATTGCCCTAAATCTTGCTGTTCCGTTAATGTTGTCTTGAGCATAACGTACAGCATCTCTAACTTCTTGAGACTGGATCGATCCAAAGGATAATCCAGCGAGTATATAATAAATGTATTTTTTCATTTTCGTAAATTTTTAATTTAGTAGGCTTCTTAGTACTGAATTATCTTCCTCTTCTTCCGCCGCTGCTACTTCCGCTACCACCACCATAGCTTCCACCTCCGCCACCGGAAGATGATCCAGAACTGCTAGGTCTAGAATACGAGTCGTTGCTGTTGGAACGGGTAGGTGTACTGTATTCTCTTCTTGAATTACTACTTTCAGAATTGTATGAACGAGTTGGTGTGCTACTTTCTCTACTTGTTGAATTAGTTGGAGGACTAGAGTAGCGACGATTCGAGGTTGAACTATCACCTCTTGAGAATACAGGAGAAGAACTTCTGTTGAAGGTTGAGTTACTTCTACTTGTAGTACTGCTACTTCTAGAGGTGGTACCCGAACTATAACTTCTTGAGTTTACGGAGCTGTATGAAGATCGACTGTTGTTTCCGTACGAACGGACGCGTCCATAGTTACTGTTGTAATTGTTATAAGGCAAATTATATCCGTATCCACCATAACCACCGAACCCACCATAACCTAAACCGTAGTACATAGAGTTCCATCCAAAATTATTGTATCCATATCCAAAACCACCGTAACCCCATCCATAATAAGGTGAGTTCCAACCAAAGTTGTTGTAACCGTAATATGGTGAATTCCAACCAAAATTATTAAAGCCGTATCCATAACCGCCATAACCCCAACCATTGCCCATTCCCCAATTGTTTGAGTATATATTGATATCGGTAGTAGCATGATTGTTACCCCAGCCTGCATATTGATTACTTGCATTTTGACTGTCGTCATAATTGTTGTAGCTATCTACATCCGTAAATATTTGATCTGACTCAGCTTCTGTCTGCAAAGAGTTAAAATATTCTTTATAGGGGTTGTTTTGATTGGTTCTTTGGGTAACTTCGTTACTTCTGTTGTTAGAATCTCCATAGATACCATCATTTTCATAATAGGAACTGTTTTGGAATGATCCACAGGAAGTTAATAAAAGGCTACTCAAACCAAATAACATATAAAGTGAAGCTTTTTTTGAGGTAAATATAGAAGTTTTCATATCTGTATGGTTTTTTATTGTTGCACAATACAAAAATAGTTAGTTTTGCGGAACTATTTAGTTAAATAAAAATTAAACAATATTTGTGCCAAACTATTCAATATGAGTAAGAACCTTACCACACGATCCGAAGATTATTCAAAATGGTATAACGAACTGGTTGTCAAAGCCGACTTAGCCGAAAACTCTGGAGTTAGAGGCTGTATGGTTATCAAACCTTATGGTTATGCGATTTGGGAAAAAATGCAAGCAGAATTAGATCGAATGTTTAAAGAGACTGGGCACCAAAATGCTTACTTTCCACTATTCGTGCCTAAAAGTATGTTTGAAGCAGAAGAAAAAAATGCTGAAGGTTTTGCAAAAGAATGTGCTGTCGTAACACATTATAGATTAAAAAACGATCCAGATAGACCAGGTAAATTAATGGTGGACCCAAACGCTAAGCTAGAAGAGGAGTTAATTGTCCGTCCAACGTCCGAGGCGATAATCTGGTCCACCTACAAAGGATGGGTGCAATCCTATAGAGATTTACCATTGTTAATCAATCAATGGGCAAATGTTGTTCGTTGGGAGATGAGAACGCGTTTGTTTCTAAGAACTGCAGAGTTTTTGTGGCAAGAAGGGCATACAGCCCACGCAACACGTCAGGAAGCAATTGAAGAGTCTGAGCGCATGATGAATGTATATGCCGATTTTGCTCAAAATTTCATGGCAATTCCAGTAGTCAAAGGTTTAAAAACCGAAACAGAGCGTTTTGCAGGTGCCGAAGAAACATATTGTATCGAAGCATTAATGCAAGATGGTAAAGCATTGCAAGCAGGAACATCTCACTTCTTAGGACAAAATTTTGCACAAGCATTTGATGTTAAGTTTGCCAACGCAGAAGGGAAACAAGAATATGTTTGGGGAACTTCTTGGGGAGTTTCAACACGATTGATGGGTGCCTTAGTAATGACGCATTCAGATGATCAAGGTTTGGTATTGCCTCCAAATTTAGCTCCAATACAAGTAGTAATTGTACCTATATATAAAACAGACGAACAATTAAATGCAATTTCAGACGCCGTTGCTGTTTTAACAACTGACTTAAAGAAATTGGGTGTTACAGTTAAATTTGACAACAGAACGACTCAAAAACCAGGATTCAAATTCGCCGAATGGGAATTAAAAGGGGTACCTGTACGTATTGCTGTTGGGCCAAAAGATCTTGAAAACGGAACTTTTGAAGTAGCGAGACGCGATACATTGACCAAAGAAACCAAACCTAGCGACGGAATAGCAGTCTATATAAAAGAGCTACTAGATCAAATTCAAATTGATTTATTCGAAAAAGCTTTAGAATATAGAAATACTCATGTCACAGAAGTGAATGATTTTGAAGAATTTAAAAAAGTTTTAGAAGAAAAAGGAGGCTTTATTTCAGCACACTGGGACGGCACTGCCGAAACAGAAGAAAAAATAAAAGACCTAACCAAAGCAACAATTAGATGTATTCCTTTGGATGCTAAAGAAGAGGCGGGAACCTGCGTATTTACTGGGAATCCTTCGACTAAGAGAGCGCTTTTTGCTAAGGCCTATTAATTTTTTCTGATTTTTTTGCAATTACTATTGCAGAACAGAAAAAGAGTTGTATCTTTGCATCCGCAATAGAGAAGCAAGGCCCGTTCGTCTATCGGTTAGGACGCATGGTTTTCATCCATGTAAGAGCGGTTCGATTCCGCTACGGGCTACTACTTTTATTGCATGTTAAGTTTCCCGAACTAAAGAGGGAAAATGGCCCGTTCGTCTATCGGTTAGGACGCATGGTTTTCATCCATGTAAGAGCGGTTCGATTCCGCTACGGGCTACAAATTAATCGATTTTAACACATTGGTTAAAAATAAGAACTAGGTGATAATGGTCCGTTCGTCTAGGGGTTAGGACGCCAAGATTTCGTCTTGGTAACAGGGGTTCGATTCCCTTACGGACTACAATAAAAGAAATAGTAAAAAAGATAAAATTATAATAAAATGGCAAATCATAAGTCAGCATTAAAAAGAATTAGAAGCAACGAAAAGAAAAGAGTGTTAAACAGATACCAACACAAAACTACTCGTAATGCTATCAAAGCGTTAAGAATAGCTACTGATAAATCTGATGCTACTTCAAAATTGTCAAACGTAATTTCTATGATTGACAAATTAGCTAAGAAAAACATAATTCATGATAACAAAGCGTCTAACTTAAAATCTAAGTTAACTAAATTTGTTGCTAAATTGTAATTAGTACAATCTATACAAAATCATAAAGCTCCTATTGTAGGGGCTTTTTTGTTTTAAAGATAAACCCATCTGACTTTTGTTAGGTGGTTTTTTTATTTTCAAGAAGTTCTGTTTTTGGTTGTAGCTCTTATTTCAGGAGCAGTACATCCAGTTTTCCATTTGTTAATTCAGTCCCGTTATCCGCTCCAATCTTTTTTGTGGCCAAAAAAAGCCTCAAAAAAGGATTTCCACTACTACCGGGGCTAGGAGGGAAGCGCAGTTCTTCTTTGTTGGTATTTTAAAGCACTATTTCAAACTACATTATATAGGTATGTAAATGGCATTAAGCTATAATGTTTGCATTTGTACAACTGTTCATTTTGTATGCCATAGAAGAATGGCATGCACATATTACTAATTCGAGGAAATGAGTCAGCTTTTTGGTTATATAAGTTGTTGATGTACTACTTACTGATGGGTATGGATTTTTCAATAGTTAGATGTGTAAAATATAAATCCATCTTTTTTTGTTTTCTTGGATAAATATATAGCGCATAAATATCTATTGCCTGAAATTATAATAATTGTTACCTATTCGTCTATTTAAAGATTGTTCAGCTGATGAAACTTTATAATTGGAATGGTCCGCTATTCTAATCGTAAATCATTACAAATTGTATTTAATGATTTTTAATGAATCCAAGTGCTTTCGGGTTATAGGATGTGAATGTATGTATGTATGTATGTATGTATGTATGTATGTATATAAAATTGGGTGAGTATTAATGAATCAGCATGTTGTTAATATCACCCAATTTCAGCTTACAAGCAATTTTATATATTTAAATCAAATTCTTTAATGCCGTTAGGCATGACATATCGGTAGTAAAAAGAGATTAACATCATGAGAGTAGTGCCGTAGGTACGATATATGATCCAGAAGGTAGATTGGGGATTTTGTTTTTAGTCACATTCATGTTAATGTACTGTGTGTAGAATAATGCTGCTTGATATCATTTATAGTTGTAGTAAGTCCAAAAGGTTAACAGGCGACAATATGTTAACTACAATTCGCTAATGGTACAAATAATGCCGTTAGGTATGATATATCGGTAGGGGAAAAGATTTACGTCATGAAGGTAGTGCCGTAGGTACGACATATATTTTCTAGTCACGTTCATTTCAATGCACTGTGTGTAGAATAATGCTACCAGATACCATGTACAGGTGTAGTAAGTCTAAAAGATTTACAAGCAACTATATGTAAACACAATTCACCAGCGGTGTAAACAATGCCGTTAGGTATGATATATTGGTAGCAAAAAGAATATCACACAATCAAGTAGTGCCGTAGGTACGACAGGTCATTTCTATTCACGTTCATTTTAATGCACTGTTATGTAGAATAATGCTGCCAGATACCATGTATAGTTGTACCAAGTCCAAAAGATTTACATACCACAAAATATTAACTACATTTCACCAGTGGTATAACTAATGCTGTTAGGCATGACATATAGGTAGCAAAAAAGATTTAGGGCATTAAGGTATTGTCGTAGGTACGATATAGTATAATTGAAATACATTTTCCCTCTAATCAAAATCATATTAGTATATAAACAGCATAATAAAAGCCGTGAGACCTATAATATTTATAGACCCAGAAACAATACAAGCTAAAAATACCATGCAACAGAGGAAACCAATGAAACAAAACCACCCAATCCAACAAAAACCAAACAAAATTACACCAAAACCATTCAAAATAAACTCCAAATTCGCACAAATCAAAAAAACGTTAAAACTCAAAGTTCACTTTTCCAGCCGATTAAAAAATAGATTAAAAAAAGGTTGGGTAAAAGTATTGAATAACGGAGTAGACTCACTACTTTTGCACCCGCAACAACGAACAAGTTCACTGACACACTGGCAAGCATTACTGATATAGAGGAATAAATTCTTCTAAAAAAAATATCAAATAAAGCTTGTGAGATTAAAGTAAATGAATTACTTTTGCACCCCGCAGAATGAGACAAGTTATTTGACAGACTGGTAAGAAAGAATAAAGAAAAAGAGATTTATCTCTTAAAAAAAAACTTTAAATTTTTCTTGCGAGAAACGAAATAGTTTTCTACTTTTGCACCCGCTTCGAGAAACATGTTTAACATGTTGATTGAAACGAAAAAACAAGATAAGAATACGTTCCTAGACATATTGAATTGACAGCCGTTTTAAGAGAGATCTTAAGACAAAAGAATAAGAGTAATAGAATTGAGAGATTTTAAAAAACCACTAGACCTTCAGTCAAAAATAAATAGCTTAGCAATAAGCAAATAATATACGATGAAGAGTTTGATCCTGGCTCAGGATGAACGCTAGCGGCAGGCTTAACACATGCAAGTCGAGGGGTATTTATCTTCGGATAATGAGACCGGCGCACGGGTGCGTAACGCGTATGCAATCTACCTTTCACAGAGGGATAGCCCAGAGAAATTTGGATTAATACCTCATAGTATAGCTGAACCGCATGGTTCTACTATTAAAGATTTATCGGTGAAAGATGAGCATGCGTCCCATTAGTTAGTTGGTAAGGTAACGGCTTACCAAGACTACGATGGGTAGGGGTCCTGAGAGGGAGATCCCCCACACTGGTACTGAGACACGGACCAGACTCCTACGGGAGGCAGCAGTGAGGAATATTGGTCAATGGGCGCAAGCCTGAACCAGCCATGCCGCGTGCAGGATGAAGCATCTATGGTGTGTAAACTGCTTTTATACGAGAAGAAACAACGCTACGTGTAGCGTCTTGACGGTATCGTAAGAATAAGGACCGGCTAACTCCGTGCCAGCAGCCGCGGTAATACGGAGGGTCCAAGCGTTATCCGGAATCATTGGGTTTAAAGGGTCCGTAGGCGGTCAGATAAGTCAGTGGTGAAAGCCCATCGCTCAACGGTGGAACGGCCATTGATACTGTCTGACTTGAATTATTGGGAAGTAACTAGAATATGTAGTGTAGCGGTGAAATGCTTAGAGATTACATGGAATACCAATTGCGAAGGCAGGTTACTACCAATATATTGACGCTGATGGACGAAAGCGTGGGTAGCGAACAGGATTAGATACCCTGGTAGTCCACGCCGTAAACGATGGATACTAGCTGTTGGAAGCAATTTCAGTGGCTAAGCGAAAGTGATAAGTATCCCACCTGGGGAGTACGAACGCAAGTTTGAAACTCAAAGGAATTGACGGGGGCCCGCACAAGCGGTGGAGCATGTGGTTTAATTCGATGATACGCGAGGAACCTTACCAAGGCTTAAATGTAGATTGACCGGTTTGGAAACAGACTTTTCGCAAGACAATTTACAAGGTGCTGCATGGTTGTCGTCAGCTCGTGCCGTGAGGTGTCAGGTTAAGTCCTATAACGAGCGCAACCCCTGTTGTTAGTTGCCAGCGAGTCATGTCGGGAACTCTAACAAGACTGCCAGTGTAAACTGTGAGGAAGGTGGGGATGACGTCAAATCATCACGGCCCTTACGCCTTGGGCTACACACGTGCTACAATGGACGGTACAGAGAGCAGCCACTGGGCGACCAGGTGCGAATCTACAAAACCGTTCTCAGTTCGGATCGGAGTCTGCAACTCGACTCCGTGAAGCTGGAATCGCTAGTAATCGGATATCAGCCATGATCCGGTGAATACGTTCCCGGGCCTTGTACACACCGCCCGTCAAGCCATGGAAGCTGGGGGTGCCTGAAGTCGGTGACCGCAAGGAGCTGCCTAGGGTAAAACTGGTAACTAGGGCTAAGTCGTAACAAGGTAGCCGTACCGGAAGGTGCGGCTGGAACACCTCCTTTCTAGAGCCTTAATTGTTAGTTACGTAAGTGACACGTTAGGGAAAGAGACGAAAAGAGAAAGTGGAAAGAAAGATTGAGAATTTATTACTCTTGCTGTTAATTTAAAAAAATTGAATTAAAAAGAAATTTAAGAATAAGAGTGTCTCGTAGCTCAGCTGGTTAGAGTACTACACTGATAATGTAGGGGTCGACAGTTCGAGTCTGTCCGAGACAACTATTTACACTTAAAGGAAATTTTAGAAGTTGAG encodes the following:
- a CDS encoding N-acetylmuramoyl-L-alanine amidase, with the protein product MKNILFSLATIIMFASCATKNPHKETDKIYMEKVKVLKEQIADHEPKPLPVVTKTVITIDTSYSKVLYKFSEAITDIGAKTLNNGQKTEWIGTVNFNLRKPNMIILHHTAQDSIEQTIHTFTLTRTQVSAHYVIGDDGRVVQMLNDYLRAWHAGNGSWGKIKDINSCSIGIELDNNGSEPFSEAQISSLMALLKRLQSEFGIPRENVIGHSDIAPTRKIDPSSLFPWKTLAENGFGLWVDEILPTAPENFNVEQALRIIGYDTTNLNAAIMAFKRHFIQTQTDSSLDSQTINSIYNIYLKS
- the rimO gene encoding 30S ribosomal protein S12 methylthiotransferase RimO, with the translated sequence MRTKSLKKNKINVITLGCSKNIYDSEVLMGQLRANGKEVEHEAPAETEGNIIVINTCGFIDNAKAESVNMILEYADKKEKGLVDKVFVTGCLSERYRPDLEKEIPNVDQFFGTTELPQLLKALGADYKHELLGERLTTTPKNYAYLKIAEGCDRPCSFCAIPLMRGKHVSQPIEKLVKEAQGLARDGVKELILIAQDLTYYGLDIYKKRNLAELLEGLAAVEGIEWIRLHYAFPTGFPMDVLELMKREPKICNYIDIPLQHISDSVLKSMRRGTTQAKTTQLLKDFRAAVPGMAIRTTLIVGYPGETQEDFNILKDWVQEMKFDRMGCFAYSHEENTHAYLLEDDVPDTVKQERANEIMELQSQISWDLNQEKVGQVFKCIIDRKEGQHFVGRTEFDSPDVDNEVLIDASLHYLKTGEFAMIKITDATEFDLYGEPA
- a CDS encoding OmpP1/FadL family transporter, whose protein sequence is MKKYIYYILAGLSFGSIQSQEVRDAVRYAQDNINGTARFRAMSGAFGALGGDLSSLNVNPAGSSVFSNNQMVLTFSNLATSNASDYFGSTYNEKKSDFNLNQAGAVFVFKNGDRQSKWKKFAVGINYENTNNFNNSTVAFGTNPTNSVAGYFTSYANANAAKNQDGIPLGLILDSNYYQLNYADQQAFLGYEGFLINPQTTNDNNAIYTSNVPAGGNYYQENTVTSTGYNGKLTFNASADYNDKIHFGLNLNSHFTDFRKNTLFYEDNDNANNNIVDVQNVAFENELYTYGSGFSMQLGTIIKATTNLRIGLAYESPTWYTLNDEVRQKLTSGIFDYRNNATPAFENSSPDSNKFIVYDTYKLKTPSKFTGSMAYVFGKKGLLSVDYSRKDYSKTEYSIERDTRDPFINSEIAQTLKASNEIRVGGEYKIKALSLRAGYRYEQSPYQNKTTLGDLKGYSAGIGYNFGSTKLDLAYANTQRNTQQGFFSQGFTDGAKINTKTDTVSLSLLFEL
- the proS gene encoding proline--tRNA ligase, with the protein product MSKNLTTRSEDYSKWYNELVVKADLAENSGVRGCMVIKPYGYAIWEKMQAELDRMFKETGHQNAYFPLFVPKSMFEAEEKNAEGFAKECAVVTHYRLKNDPDRPGKLMVDPNAKLEEELIVRPTSEAIIWSTYKGWVQSYRDLPLLINQWANVVRWEMRTRLFLRTAEFLWQEGHTAHATRQEAIEESERMMNVYADFAQNFMAIPVVKGLKTETERFAGAEETYCIEALMQDGKALQAGTSHFLGQNFAQAFDVKFANAEGKQEYVWGTSWGVSTRLMGALVMTHSDDQGLVLPPNLAPIQVVIVPIYKTDEQLNAISDAVAVLTTDLKKLGVTVKFDNRTTQKPGFKFAEWELKGVPVRIAVGPKDLENGTFEVARRDTLTKETKPSDGIAVYIKELLDQIQIDLFEKALEYRNTHVTEVNDFEEFKKVLEEKGGFISAHWDGTAETEEKIKDLTKATIRCIPLDAKEEAGTCVFTGNPSTKRALFAKAY
- the rpsT gene encoding 30S ribosomal protein S20; amino-acid sequence: MANHKSALKRIRSNEKKRVLNRYQHKTTRNAIKALRIATDKSDATSKLSNVISMIDKLAKKNIIHDNKASNLKSKLTKFVAKL